A single window of Flavobacterium aestivum DNA harbors:
- a CDS encoding aconitate hydratase: MAFDIEMIKKVYDNMKTRVDAAREIVGRPLTLTEKILYSHLWDGTASKAFSRGVDYVDFAPDRVACQDATAQMALLQFMHAGKSKAAVPTTVHCDHLIQAKVGASTDLAVANTQSKEVFDFLSSVSNKYGIGFWKPGSGIIHQIVLENYAFPGGMMIGTDSHTVNAGGLGMLAIGVGGADAVDVMSGMSWELKFPKLIGVKLTGKLSGWTAPKDVILKVADILTVKGGTGAIVEYFGEGALNMSCTGKGTICNMGAEIGATTSTFGYDDSMRRYLTATDRQDVVNAADKVASYLTADPEVYANPEQYFDQLIEINLSELEPHINGPFTPDRGTPVSKMKAEAEANGWPIKVEWGLIGSCTNSSYEDMSRAASIVEQAVAHGITPKAEFGINPGSEQIRYTIERDGIIATFEKLGTKVFTNACGPCIGQWDRAGADKGEKNTIVHSFNRNFSKRADGNPNTHAFVTSPEMVAALAISGRLDFNPLTDTLLNDNGEEVKLNAPFGDELPKRGFDVEDAGFQAPAEDGSSVQVNVSPTSDRLQLLAPFEAWDGKNVTGAKLLIKAFGKCTTDHISMAGPWLRFRGHLDNISNNMLIGAINAFNQTANSVKNQLTGAYDAVPAVARAYKAAGIPSIVVGDHNYGEGSSREHAAMEPRFLGVKAVLVKSFARIHETNLKKQGMLGLTFANEADYDKIQEDDTINITDLVDFAPGKPLTLEFVHADGSKDIILANHTYNEGQIGWFKAGSALNLIATDSNA, translated from the coding sequence ATGGCTTTTGATATTGAAATGATTAAAAAAGTGTATGACAACATGAAGACTCGTGTTGATGCAGCACGTGAGATAGTTGGTCGTCCGCTTACTTTAACAGAGAAAATTTTATACAGTCATCTTTGGGATGGAACAGCCTCTAAGGCTTTTTCTCGTGGAGTTGATTATGTAGATTTTGCTCCAGACAGAGTTGCTTGCCAAGATGCAACAGCTCAAATGGCATTGTTACAATTTATGCATGCTGGTAAATCAAAAGCAGCAGTTCCCACAACGGTTCACTGTGATCATTTGATCCAAGCCAAAGTTGGTGCTTCTACAGATTTAGCAGTAGCAAATACACAGTCAAAAGAAGTTTTTGATTTCCTGTCTTCAGTTTCAAATAAATACGGAATTGGTTTCTGGAAACCAGGATCAGGAATTATTCATCAAATTGTATTAGAAAATTATGCTTTCCCAGGAGGGATGATGATTGGTACTGATTCGCATACAGTAAATGCGGGTGGATTAGGAATGTTAGCCATTGGTGTTGGTGGAGCAGATGCAGTAGATGTAATGTCTGGAATGTCTTGGGAATTAAAATTTCCTAAATTAATTGGAGTAAAATTGACTGGAAAATTATCCGGTTGGACAGCTCCAAAAGATGTTATTCTAAAAGTAGCCGATATTCTTACTGTAAAAGGAGGAACTGGAGCTATTGTAGAATATTTTGGAGAAGGCGCCTTGAATATGTCTTGTACAGGAAAAGGAACTATCTGTAATATGGGAGCTGAAATTGGTGCTACAACATCTACATTTGGTTATGATGATTCTATGCGTAGATATTTAACGGCTACAGATCGTCAGGATGTAGTGAATGCTGCGGATAAAGTGGCTTCATACTTAACTGCCGATCCAGAAGTATATGCTAATCCAGAGCAATATTTTGATCAACTTATCGAAATCAACTTATCAGAATTAGAACCACATATCAACGGGCCTTTTACACCAGATCGCGGAACTCCGGTTTCTAAAATGAAAGCTGAAGCTGAAGCTAATGGTTGGCCAATAAAAGTAGAGTGGGGATTAATCGGTTCTTGTACCAACTCTTCTTATGAGGATATGTCAAGAGCAGCTTCTATTGTTGAACAGGCTGTTGCACACGGAATCACCCCAAAAGCAGAATTCGGAATCAATCCGGGATCTGAGCAAATTCGTTACACTATCGAAAGAGATGGTATCATTGCTACTTTCGAAAAACTGGGAACCAAAGTATTTACCAATGCTTGTGGACCATGTATCGGACAATGGGATAGAGCTGGAGCCGATAAAGGAGAAAAGAATACAATCGTGCATTCATTCAACCGTAACTTCTCTAAAAGAGCAGACGGTAACCCAAATACACATGCTTTTGTGACTTCGCCAGAAATGGTGGCAGCATTGGCTATTTCAGGGAGATTGGATTTCAATCCATTGACTGATACTTTGCTGAACGATAATGGGGAAGAGGTGAAGTTAAACGCTCCATTTGGTGATGAGTTGCCAAAAAGAGGTTTTGATGTTGAGGATGCCGGTTTTCAAGCACCGGCAGAAGATGGTTCAAGTGTTCAGGTAAATGTAAGCCCTACTTCAGATCGTTTGCAATTATTGGCTCCATTTGAAGCTTGGGACGGTAAAAATGTTACAGGAGCTAAATTATTGATTAAAGCTTTCGGAAAATGTACAACAGATCACATTTCTATGGCAGGACCATGGTTGCGTTTCCGCGGACATTTAGATAATATCTCAAATAATATGCTGATTGGTGCAATCAATGCCTTTAATCAAACTGCAAATTCTGTCAAAAACCAATTGACAGGAGCTTATGATGCAGTTCCTGCAGTGGCACGTGCCTACAAGGCAGCCGGAATCCCTTCTATTGTCGTTGGTGATCACAACTACGGAGAAGGATCTTCTCGTGAGCATGCCGCTATGGAGCCTCGTTTCTTGGGTGTAAAAGCAGTATTAGTAAAATCATTTGCACGAATCCATGAAACTAACCTTAAAAAACAAGGAATGTTAGGATTGACATTTGCTAACGAAGCTGATTATGACAAAATCCAAGAAGACGATACTATTAACATCACTGATTTGGTAGATTTTGCTCCAGGAAAACCATTAACTTTAGAATTTGTTCATGCTGACGGAAGCAAAGATATCATCTTGGCTAATCATACGTATAATGAAGGACAAATTGGTTGGTTCAAAGCTGGTTCCGCTTTAAACTTAATTGCGACTGATAGTAACGCATAA
- the trhA gene encoding PAQR family membrane homeostasis protein TrhA produces MFHRSQTRQEELANGISHILGILFCLIAMPFVIETAYRQDNSVTVLSVITFGIGMLLVYTSSTLYHLAKNEKTKKLLNIADHISIYYLIAGTYTPLMVRYLNHDTTVVFLGVMWSIVALGTILKIFCTKRSDFLSMLVYVAMGWMIVFVIKPLLHTVPPVVLDLIFAGSVSYTLGIYFFVKGDKRYYHTIWHLFVLLGTVLHYISIFISL; encoded by the coding sequence ATGTTTCATAGAAGTCAAACACGACAAGAAGAATTAGCCAATGGGATTTCACATATTCTAGGGATACTTTTTTGTTTGATAGCAATGCCTTTTGTGATTGAAACAGCTTATAGACAAGATAATTCCGTTACAGTATTATCTGTTATAACTTTTGGAATAGGAATGTTGCTGGTATATACATCTTCTACTTTATATCATTTAGCTAAAAACGAAAAGACAAAAAAACTTCTTAATATAGCGGATCATATCAGTATATATTATCTCATTGCAGGAACATATACACCTCTCATGGTGCGCTATTTAAATCATGATACAACAGTTGTTTTTCTTGGAGTAATGTGGTCTATTGTGGCTTTGGGAACTATTTTGAAAATTTTTTGCACCAAGCGATCTGATTTTTTATCGATGTTGGTTTATGTGGCAATGGGCTGGATGATTGTTTTTGTTATTAAACCATTGTTGCATACAGTTCCTCCTGTTGTACTTGATTTGATTTTTGCAGGTAGTGTGAGTTATACTTTAGGTATTTATTTTTTTGTAAAAGGGGATAAACGATACTATCATACTATATGGCATCTCTTTGTGCTTTTAGGCACAGTACTTCATTATATTTCTATTTTTATAAGTCTATAA